TGATGGGTTACTGGACTTCTCAGAAGAAACTCTCCGGGAACTCGACTTCGTTATTGCATCCATCCATTCCGGATTCAGGCAGTCGAGGGACCAACTGACAAAAAGGGTCCTCAGTGCCATAAAATGTCCTTATGTCAATGCCATCGCCCATCCTACGGGAAGGATCATAGGTGAACGGGAGGCATACGAAATTGATATGAAAGCCGTACTTGAGGCCGCAAAAGAGGCCGGAACAGCCCTTGAAATAAACGCCTTTCCCTTCAGACTTGATCTCAATGACAGGCACATAAGAGAGGCAAAAGAACTTGGTATACCACTGATTATCAGCACTGATACACATATTAAAGAGCAATTCGGGTTTATGAGATATGGTGTTGCAACGGCAAGAAGGGGATGGCTTGCAAAGGAGGACGTTGTTAATACACTGGATCTGAAGAAACTTGAAGTGTTTCTTGAGAAAAGCAGAAAAAAGGTATAAAATTTGCTATAATAAAAACTGATGAAGAAAAAAGGTATAAAGGTCCTTGTTTATCACAAGGGGGGGCAAGAGAGGGACTTCCTTGAGTCATTTTTCAGAAAGAGGACCGATTACGAACCGGCATATATATCCTCTTCAGAGGAACTCAACGATGCCCTGTCCCGCTCCTCACATGATGTACTGATCCTGGAGTCGCCTGACGGAACGGCCGCCCTTGACGGGGACAGGATTGATATACCCGCCATTGCACTTGTCTCCGAAGACATCCCCGGGGGTCTCAAGGGGGTTGTAAAGTATAACATAGACTGCTACTTGATAAGTCCTTTTCACCAGGAAGATCTCGAACACAAACTCAGGTCGGCAGCAGAAAACAAAAGCTGGTTCAGGAGGCTGATCAACGAAAAACGTGATCTTGAGGCAATTATAGAGCTTA
This bacterium BMS3Abin08 DNA region includes the following protein-coding sequences:
- the polX_1 gene encoding DNA polymerase/3'-5' exonuclease PolX, producing the protein MKAVLEAAKEAGTALEINAFPFRLDLNDRHIREAKELGIPLIISTDTHIKEQFGFMRYGVATARRGWLAKEDVVNTLDLKKLEVFLEKSRKKV